In Grus americana isolate bGruAme1 chromosome 4, bGruAme1.mat, whole genome shotgun sequence, one genomic interval encodes:
- the TDO2 gene encoding tryptophan 2,3-dioxygenase, with protein MSGCPFAGNNYLFNKLSLEDEKDDKSQEGINKASKGGLVYGDYLQLNKILNAQELQSEKKGNKIHDEHLFIVTHQAYELWFKQILWEMDSVRVIFQNGHVRDERNMLKVITRMNRISMILKLLVEQFSVLETMTALDFFDFRYYLSPASGFQSLQFRLLENKIGVPQSLRVPYNRRHYRDNFKGQDYELLLKSEQEPTLLQLVEAWLERTPGLDAEGFDFWGQFEVNVLKGLEEDFAFVQAKPESEEKDDLLSEFQKQKDVLLSLFDEKRHEHLLSKGERRLSYKALKGALMIYFYREEPRFQVPFQLLTSLMDIDVLMTKWRYNHVCMVHRMIGSKAGTGGSSGYQYLRSTVSDRYKVFVDLFNLSTFLVPRHWIPKMNPTIHKFLYTAEYCDSSYFSSDDSD; from the exons ATGAGCGGGTGCCCCTTCGCGGGGAACAACTACCT attTAACAAGCTATCtttggaagatgaaaaagatGACAAATCACAAGAAGGGATAAATAAAGCCAGCAAAGGTGGACTGGTCTATGGAGACTACCTACAA ctGAACAAAATACTGAATGCTCAAGAACTTCAGagtgagaagaaaggaaacaaaatccaCGATGAGCATCTCTTCATTGTGACGCATCAAG CCTATGAACTTTGGTTTAAGCAGATTTTGTGGGAAATGGACTCTGTGCGGGTGATCTTTCAAAATGGCCAC GTAAGAGATGAGAGGAACATGCTGAAGGTTATTACTCGAATGAACAGAATTTCAATGATTCTGAAATTACTTGTGGAACAGTTCTCAGTTTTGGAAACTATGACTGCATTGGATTTCTTTGATTTCAG ATACTACCTAAGCCCAGCCTCAGGTTTCCAGAGCCTGCAGTTTCGCTTGCTAGAGAACAAAATTGGTGTTCCCCAAAGCCTGAGAGTCCCCTATAACAGAAGGCATTATCGTGATAACTTCAAGGGACAGGACTACGAGCTACTGCTTAAATCAGAGCAAGAACCAACGCTGCTGCAACTTGTGGAG GCATGGCTGGAAAGAACTCCGGGACTCGACGCAGAAGGATTTGATTTCTGGGGACAATTTGAAGTGAATGTTTTAAAAGGTCTAGAAGAGGACTTTGCCTTTGTGCAG GCCAAAccagaatcagaagaaaaagatgacttATTATCTGAATTCCAAAAACAGAAAGATGTGTTACTTTCGCTATTTGATGAAAAGCGCCATGAACACCTGCTTAGTAAAG GAGAAAGACGACTGTCTTATAAAGCACTGAAGGGTGCCTTAATGATCTatttctatag gGAGGAGCCTCGCTTTCAGGTTCCCTTTCAGCTTCTGACCTCCCTTATGGATATCGATGTGCTCATGACCAAATGGAGAT ATAACCACGTTTGCATGGTGCACAGGATGATTGGCAGCAAGGCTGGCACTGGAGGCTCATCAGGCTACCAGTATTTGCGCTCCACGGTGAG TGACAGATACAAGGTGTTTGTGGATTTGTTCAACCTTTCCACGTTTCTAGTGCCAAGACACTGGATACCAAAGATGAACCCAACTATTCATAAATTCCTTTACACGGCAGAATACTGCGACAGCTCCTATTTTAGCAGTGACGACTCTGACTAG